A stretch of DNA from Maniola hyperantus chromosome 14, iAphHyp1.2, whole genome shotgun sequence:
GCGGTCTAGGAATTAATGTAGCGTACCTAAAACCTAGCACGCACCCGCAGATGTTTTTCCTTTGTTTATCAGACATGTCTGGAGCAAAAATTCTCTGGCGTTTGTTCTTATACAAACGGCATAAAGTTGTGATTAACCTTATGTTTATatgaatatctaaatatataaaagcaaaaggagactgaatgactgactgactgatctatcaacgcataccTAGTGCAAActgctggatggatcgggctgaaagtcaaatagttattatgacgtaaacattaGCTAAACAtagatttttgaacattcaacccctatggtaaaatagggcttcgaaatttgtgtagtccacgcggatgaagtcgcgagcataagttagtgtttgataaaaatagatttataatagactagctgatccccgcggcttcgcccgcatggatttaggtttttaaagatcccgtatagcctatgtcactcagaaataatgtagctttctactggtgaaagaattattaaaatcggttcagtagttccaaagattaccccctacaaacaaacttaacgacattacctctttataatattagtatagataatcgCCTACACTCTTAAAAACTTCTGACTCTTTGAGAAACTCTCAAAATCctcaaaaaaaatagaaataggtaACTACTTAGTTATGAAATTATTTAGTTccctaattataattaatatcagaCTGAACCACAACTAGTAAGTAGGTTTAGCTAGTGATAATAATATCAACACGGTAAAGACTTATATTACCGCGATCCATCAATTTTACTTATGGAGATTAACCAGAGATGAATGAGGCGAAAAATGACGAATGAAAATGTttatgacgccacgaattcggATCAGGTAAGAGACTTAATGACACGTCATACATCATCGTTACGTCGCATGAATAATGGAAGATGACTGTGAAATTTGCTGGAGGCATTGAATTGTTAAATGACATTCATTATTTAGACCCGGTATTTACGGATTTGGAAGTCAATGACGGTAATTGTGCTTTATTAACATATTTTCTTGCTGAGTCGTCGAAACATTTTGTTTAAACACAACTAATGGGTAATTAAAGGctaattataggatttttcatttattttttggtgtattttttcgcgtttttttgtggtatcatatcactaatcatcagtacctccttcatcacctgtcttcgtttttgaaATGGGTTCTGGTCAGACCATAGGTTACACCCTATATTAtattcaatataataattatcagtaATTTATCGATAACAACATTGCTAAGtcacttatcgacagattacagatggAAAGATTGTGAACCGttaaccaataataataataaaatctatagaAAATCCCAGTCTCTTTATTTTACCGATCTATAACTTCTTTCAAATGTTTCAGAGCTTCATCCAGCGCCATGTAGACTTCTTGTGTGTTAGGAGTTCTAAATTCCGAAGAAGCGGACCGACTCCTTGCTGGTAACTTGTGCAGGAAGCTCTGGGTGAGAGGACAGAATACATCTGGGTTCATGGAATCTGTCTTCGATTTTCCGGTGAGGTAGCTCATGGGAACGCCTATGATGAGCACGGCAACCGCTCCAGCGAATGGACAGTACGTGAAGGAGATTCGGAAGAGAGATTGTAGCGGCTTCACAGGCAGTTGGGAACTGAAAAAGTAAGGTAATAATTGTCACTTAATCACGtaagttggggtcccaaggtgctggaatggcgacctcgcaccggaagacgcagcgtcgcaagaccccccactaggtggacggacgacatcagacgagtcgcagggagccgctggatccacgcggcgcaagaccgtggcgtgtgggagtccctacaagagacctatatccagcagtagacgtctattggtcgatgatgatgatgatgatgatgatgatgaatcacgTAAGAGCAAAACTCACGGGTATAATTGAGGCCTTAAACTAGGTACTTTCATTAAGTCTGTAATAGCATAGAATAGTTCTCCACTAAAAGTGAACGACAGAGCCTACAAACGAAGTGATTTAAAGGCTTGGACAGACACTGCGCGACGCATTACTAAAAGCTTTATGAAATTTAAATCGGtggtgatgatttttttttacttgtttcgactctcgatttcgacagagctatatctctcacatgattctgtctcgttttaactcaatcttaagtctgagcaaagtcaaagtatgctctatagatctcaaccttagtTTTTTCCAACCCTGACAATTGGTGAAAGCTTCCATACAATTCCATgcattaagtataattatttcttGGAGCCGTGTTGGACAAATGTTTGTCATGTCTGTACCTATGTATGCTTATctttataaattattgtaatgtcctttattatttttactagagtaggtacctagtattgtaattattatgttgttttacttttaacttttgCATGCCTTCTGCTAGGCGAACCATATCCACTGTTTAACTTTGTAAGACTTTATGTAAATTGTGTATGGTTCTGTAAAGtaatgaaataattatattgtactagctgatgcccgcgacttcgtacgcgtggatttaggtttttaaaatcccgtgggaactcatcaattttccggaatgaaaagaagcctatgtccttccccgggatataagctaactctgtacgaaatttcatcaaaatcggttgaacggttgggccgtgaaaagctagcagacagacacactttcgcatttataatattagtatggattgttttgTATGCCATTGCCATCGCATGTTGTTTGGTCAAGCCTTTAAATATTCCGTGACAAGGAAGACCGAAGAGAAACTAGAAAAACTCATAAAAATGCGAGAATCGAGTAATAGTAATATGGGAAAAGTTTTAATAAGGGGCAAATAAAACTGAGCTCAAGTCGATATCACCAGAGTTAGCGAACTGAGATTAAAACTTTACCGGGGATCTTTAGCGCGAACATCGCGGCGATGATAACCGTACCTAATCAGTTTATGTGTGCTTATCTTCAGATGAGaatatattatagtacgcgacagaactgatcaagatggcaatcgtggtggggacgtcccgcacacccgcacatcccctgCACAGTgcactaacctggtgcgggataaaGTGGGTGAATCAGTTTACCTCGGTTGCGATCTCTAGTCTAGTCTAGACTAGTCAAGTAGCAAGTCTACTACTAGTAATAGATTTGCTCTCTCGTAAACTTTAGCGCCTATTCGTCTTTGTCTTGTAATTTGGACTATATTGGGTACTTGCAtagataaataagtaggtacttattgccgTTTCATAGCGACACTTATCATTAAAATCGGCTTTTCTATCATTGCAATGGTAGAGTCTTGATCATATTTTTAAGAGTAACTAGTTACAGAAAAAgactgttttaaaaaaaattgacttgcatgaaacatttttttttaaatgacaccgttttgttcgccagctcctaaAATATTGTTGGGCAAAAAATAATACTCACGCAGCGTTAGAAACGATTGTTGTCACGTTCACCAAATGAGTAAAGTTCGCTTTGCCGCATCCCGTGGTGACAAGCGGCTTGCCCTGAAAGTAGGGGGACATCATAATATTTAAGAGCTGTGACAGACTAGGACCGGAGGGGACAAAATTCAGGCAACGTTTTCTACTGCACTCTACTCTATCCTCTACAGAAGTTAGTAATAGCACTCTCTaagagtgagatctatagagcgcactctgactttgcttagacttaagacagagttaaaacgagatagagctatatctctcacataaacatcaagcaaagtcaaaatgcgctctatagatttcagccttagactgcatcgtcacttaccaccaggttagattgctgtcaagggctaactctatctgttacgtaatcccatgcatataatagagacaaaaatctcagtcaGAATAATCTATAGATTTCAGGACTATTAGCAGTATAATTATGGTTATACTACCTGAAAGGTCAATGCCCCTGTTGCTAAAGCGTTCTCAGCACCGATGAGCAGCCAGCCACAGAGTAGTAGGCTCAGTATGCAACCGCTCAACGCTCCCTGTAAATGCAAGTTAATTATGTATTCTTTCTAATAGGTGCATAGGGatattgttaattaattattaaaccaggtagggttccgtacccaaagggtaaaacaaGACTCTATAGCTAAGCCTTCTCTGTCcttccatccgtctgtccgtcagcggattgtatctcatgaaccgtaggaattaggtagagagttgaaaacACAGAGGTGCAGtacgtatttctattgccgctataacaacaataaaaatttcaaaatgaaaatgaaattattttaaaacttcaTCTATCGTCAAAGTTTTGaacttcttcataatattattataattatttttacatcagcgccatctatagCAAATGTATCACACTACGTTGCAAAATGTCAAATGAAGCTAATCTCATTGGTTTGTGTCGACGTAATTTACATAATGGTTCATTATGTTTACACTAGATGGCAATGATTCTAttaattgtaaaatattattagggtTGTCAAtcaacaaaaagttttttttttcaatgtaccTACTCACAGAACAATTTGCTCTTGAGAAAACGATGCCCAAAGTGAAAAGGCCGAGGAGAGTACCCGCTGTTACACCCGTGACGCCTGAAGCGACGTGTTGGAGGCGGTCCAGTTCCTTCGCTAGCCATATCACAGAGGCGCAATATAATCCCACCAATATGCATAGCAACTGTGAAATAATATTGCCTTATTCACTTTAGGTATTCGACTTCTATAGTTCGTGAAAAATATTGTCATAGTCAAagtcattaatttatttattattcaaattgaCATAGGAACTTATGCTAGGGAAACGATAAGAGCTGTGTTAGTTAAAAACAACTGTGTTACAGCTATTAACGCCCACCTCCATTACATTCTATTTCTAAGCTAAATTCTGtaaatttgaataaaactaATTGTCCTTTATAGAAACCTAAGCATACTCGCACTACCAATCAAAAAAGATTGAGTATGAGTTAAAGCCCACCCACCTTCATAATTTTGCAGCAGGCCAATTCATTTGTACTCTGAGGCATCCATGGTCTTATAAATTCTTCAAACACAACTCCTGATATTGAATTAATGATAGACGCAATACAGCTGTAACAACACCACAATCATAAATAAACACACGCAACGAGTGTCATTAAACTGTGTATTAGATCCATTTACATACCCCGTAGTTGCACTAAAGATTGAAATTATAAAGATACCACAGATCCCTGGAAACATTGTTGATAAATTATTAAGAAAATGAGGTACCAactggaaagaaaaaaaaatagttttcctataatattaaagtagtaTAAGTACAGAATAGTGATGGATTTGTAGGTATCTTTGTTTTTCACTTCACAATATATTATAGCACGCGTGAGACGTGTGGgtatgcggagcgtccccccgcctcaaaccccgattgctatctcgacctgtcgcgtactatacattacTACTAGCAAGATGAAGTTCAAAAAAACGCTCCAACTATATCTACTTGTACTTTAAAAATAACCATCGCAAAAGTAACGTTCATATTTTCGGTCTAATACgtataggcacctacctacttatagaaatCTACATATTGTGAGATTTATCTTGATAGATACCAAATCAACCGAATGAACTCGATAAATATCAATTTATGTCATCATATTATGCGCTATATTAGATTTACCTACCATGAAAATCATAAACTCATAATATTGCATTTGGAACGCCAAAAAAAtagatacataattataatgTGGTGAAAAACTATAAAGTACCCACTTACTTGTTCATGTTTCTTTATTTGTCCAGTCAGCAACGGGTCGCAGCCAGCAAACCAAGCATACAACACCAGTCCAAGGAAACATGATAACAACTTCATAAGTATTATCCCAACGCAGGAGATTGCCAAACATATTCTGGCTTTGCTGATTGTGGGCACGGCTAAAAGTTTTTGTAGAGAAGACTGACTGAGAGCTATCTTCCAAAGCCAATTTGTGCTTAAAGCCAATGTTACTACGAAAAATGAAGTGTGGTGAGCAAGTTCGGGATCTGGGCTGTAATTAAAAGTTGAAGATTGTGGCAGCAGTCAAAGGTGGCAAGGTTGATTTTCGTGCCAAGCAATGCAATCACAAAAAATGGAAAGTGCACAAAATAATCCTACAGAAGAGTGCAGTCAACTTTTTGTTAATATATAATCAGAATAAGCGGAGAGTTATAAATGacaaatatattttcaatgcACTTACTCGTAAATAACTAATCTACTGCCATGACTAGCAATCTCCCACATTTGTTTGAAGCCCAATGGCAACAGAGCCAGGCCACTCGGTAGAGCAGTGCCAGCGAAGGCCAAGAAAGTCGTCACGATACCAATCCCGACTATAGCTCGTAAGCCACCAATGGCAATAAAAGTGGAGCAAGCAACGCATACCACTGCTGTTATACGACTTGCTTGAGGATTTGttactgaaaataaaacatagaTTGATAACTATAATAAGAAAAGAGGTTGTTCAACATCAAAGGTGTTTTTCTACTAGAGCGCTTCGCTTTTGCGTGGAACTGATTTTCATCCCATAGCAGCCGATTTTAGACggtaaaaaatgattttcgatATCACACAATAACATAATGATAAAGGACgtttgtaattaaataataatatttctgtGTCCTATCGCTATTGCCAACTTTTATAGAtgtacggtcggcctcagaaGTTTTGGCCTTTAACTGTGCTTGAATTtcaagaaaataatacgaataaAATGAGACAATTACTCGTAATTAGTCGTATTAGGACTACTCAATGGgactttacataaataaatatagtattAATGTATTCATCTTAATTCTTACCTAATCTGAATGCCATAAGTGGTACATAAGGCACAATTGGCAACAGCATAAGCTTACTAACAACAAACAATACTGCCGCAATTGTTCGTGTGTGTGTAGAAAATCTTATTTCTAAGTATTCGAAACTAGATGACAGCTGCAGTCTGTGGAAAACTGAAAGAAATTACGTTATAGTTTTATAAGAGACTAACTAACTGGTGCACAGCATGTAATGCAACGTTTTACATCGATTGTACTATTCTTGCCTTTGACCAAGTGTCAACATTTTACAAAGTTACAAGTTTACAACCCAATCAAATAAAAGATACGCAAATGTATAACAATTTAACGACATAGTACATATAGTAAGTAATTAGGAACTTATACAATTTTAGAAATTCGCAAAGagcttataatataaatacctaaagTATTTAtggtatttattgttatttctcATGGTAGTTTGATTTCTTTGGAaagccattattattattaggactATAAATTACAGCCTATTATGTTCAAAAAGTGTTTGAGTTTCTATTAGGTACGTGAAAAgacaaattaaattatgtaccaTACAAATAAAAGTGAGACATCATacaaatatttacctacctggCAAATAAATCACAGCTGTTAAGAAAGTGACAATGATAAGCGACAGCGCCGATGCCCAATACTGAGTGCCTCGAAGATATATCTCAACTGGCACACCGAGTAATGTTATGCTTGTTAGAtgactgaaaaaaaaatcaaactgtaaatattatttaagtttatatgcaaaaaaattacgattattaaaattaatgttagCAACCCTATAGTCATTTTTTGTCCTGGCGGATCCACATGCTTGCAACAAACAGCAAACAGCAAGTGGACGCGTGTTGCGTAGGTATGCTTGCCAACCACAAATGAGTAATTTCTCTAATCCGTGTTGCCAACGCTTTGGAACGCTCCGATTGGCAGGCAAGCCATCTGTTGTGTTTGCCGATGCTtgctaaaatgtttaaaaaataaaataaaataaaaatcttttttattcaaataaacttttacaagtactttcgaatagtcggatgcatctaccactggttcggaatgcctttcctaccgagaagaagaagaagaaactcGGGGGTTGCtcctttcaaatatttgatatgggtacaagattatgccatgtataaaaaagtatgtaGTTTGTCGCAAGCATGGTGGCACCATCAGAAAGTTGTAATGTTAATGAAGCGATGTCCAGCAAAATAGTCCTATCAAAGTTATAGGCTCAACACAGGACAATGTTATCTTTATGAGACATTCAAAATTAGCGCAGGAATTGCTTTTATGAATGTCCTTTTTAATtggccactggttcggaatgccttttttacagagaagaaccagcaagaaactcggcgattgcCCTTCTCAAAGATTCGATGTAAATAATAGTATGCCATGTgggtaggtataagtaggtacctacctaaaaagaaTTGCAATTCCGCGCATAGTTGTAGCGATTTATTTATGCTAATATTCCGTAATAAAtcgattaagtaggtaggtagttaagtacctacctaccacgtAAAATAGAACAAGTAAgtggtacctataatataaaatagagGAAATaaataacaagtaggtaggtataatataagtaagttgGTAGGTTGGTACTTATCAATGATATTTTTCAGTcaataaaaattttgaaacaTACTTAGGTAAGGTATTTTTGTAAAGGTAAAATATAAtcgttaataaaattataaataaataaaataaaaagacatTTATTCTAAACTTCCTTAGTTAGCTACATAGTATAGTTTTATTAGTTAGTACATTTTCCTTATTTTCCTAAGTTGGTATGTTAGTAAGGGAACGCTATTCGCTATGGAACATGAGCCCCTTTGCGGGCAAATCCCTCTCTCAACCTCTTCCACTTCTCATTATCCTCGCCCAGATACAAGTTATTTCCTGCAATTTGTATTATCTCATCAGCCCACCGTTTGAATGGCCTTTCAATATCACTGTTGCCTAATCATTAAttagaaaaagtaaaatattatagaaaacgaactcACCTAGCTATCAAAGCCAAAGAAATTGATACGACAGACATGTTTTTTGCACCAAACAGAAATCCAGCCACCGtgttgtatttattattcacaaacaaaaaatacaagATTATTCCAATAACAACGCCCAAATTGATTCCGAATAAGCAATATTCAGccacattaaaataaattggaGACACTGGTATTGTGGTATTCctcatttttgttttgtttatttaattaaaaattcaaattaaatagcGTCGTTAATTAACTTTTGATATAACGTGTTTCTGTCGTGCGCCCGCGTGCGAATAATTTCATATCAACACAACGTAGTACTGAACAATAAGATAATGATGGATTTATATTGAACCTTTTGGCAAACAATGGATTTATTTTCTTCTATTTTATTAAAGGTTAATTATTGCCCTTGAATTAGATAAAAAGCAGGTAATTATTAGCTTCTCTAAAGTATCTGTTTTACTATCTACCAGTCCTACCGagtacgtttttagggttccgtacctcaaaaggaaaaacggaacacttataggatcactttgttgtctgtctgtctgtctgtctgtctgtctgtcaagaaacctacagggtacttcccgttgacctcatcatgaaatttggcaggtaggtacatcttatagctgacatttgggcaaaaaactgaaaaccgtgaatttagggttagatcatgcaaaaaaaattaaattgtggtcatgaactaataataagtattttcaattttcgaagtaagtaactatttcaagtgggatatcatatgaaaggtacggggtacctgtacattcttaaacagatttttatttatttttatgcatgataatttttgaatgatcgtgcaaaatatcgaaataatacgactgtagtacggaaccctcaatgcgcgagcctgattcgcacttggccggttttttattttttactacctaattacttaattaGTTAAAAAGTTACTACTAATTTGGTAACAATCATGTTAGATTTGGGGTACTCAAGTATATTAAGACTTTTCGATactcttttatatttaaaatgaaaagcaaaaaaaaaaataaaaaatttaataaagacCATGGACAGTGGACACGTTTCTTTTATTTTTGCTACTTATCTTTGCCAGAGCCATCTTTTATTAATATCTATAACTATGACCAAGTTTCATAGCCTGCAGCTAGCTAGGTTTTTAAATGCGTTTCCATCGTT
This window harbors:
- the LOC117988306 gene encoding sodium-coupled monocarboxylate transporter 2-like isoform X1, producing the protein MRNTTIPVSPIYFNVAEYCLFGINLGVVIGIILYFLFVNNKYNTVAGFLFGAKNMSVVSISLALIASHLTSITLLGVPVEIYLRGTQYWASALSLIIVTFLTAVIYLPVFHRLQLSSSFEYLEIRFSTHTRTIAAVLFVVSKLMLLPIVPYVPLMAFRLVTNPQASRITAVVCVACSTFIAIGGLRAIVGIGIVTTFLAFAGTALPSGLALLPLGFKQMWEIASHGSRLVIYDPDPELAHHTSFFVVTLALSTNWLWKIALSQSSLQKLLAVPTISKARICLAISCVGIILMKLLSCFLGLVLYAWFAGCDPLLTGQIKKHEQLVPHFLNNLSTMFPGICGIFIISIFSATTGCIASIINSISGVVFEEFIRPWMPQSTNELACCKIMKLLCILVGLYCASVIWLAKELDRLQHVASGVTGVTAGTLLGLFTLGIVFSRANCSGALSGCILSLLLCGWLLIGAENALATGALTFQGKPLVTTGCGKANFTHLVNVTTIVSNAASQLPVKPLQSLFRISFTYCPFAGAVAVLIIGVPMSYLTGKSKTDSMNPDVFCPLTQSFLHKLPARSRSASSEFRTPNTQEVYMALDEALKHLKEVIDR
- the LOC117988306 gene encoding sodium-coupled monocarboxylate transporter 2-like isoform X2; this encodes MTIGHLTSITLLGVPVEIYLRGTQYWASALSLIIVTFLTAVIYLPVFHRLQLSSSFEYLEIRFSTHTRTIAAVLFVVSKLMLLPIVPYVPLMAFRLVTNPQASRITAVVCVACSTFIAIGGLRAIVGIGIVTTFLAFAGTALPSGLALLPLGFKQMWEIASHGSRLVIYDPDPELAHHTSFFVVTLALSTNWLWKIALSQSSLQKLLAVPTISKARICLAISCVGIILMKLLSCFLGLVLYAWFAGCDPLLTGQIKKHEQLVPHFLNNLSTMFPGICGIFIISIFSATTGCIASIINSISGVVFEEFIRPWMPQSTNELACCKIMKLLCILVGLYCASVIWLAKELDRLQHVASGVTGVTAGTLLGLFTLGIVFSRANCSGALSGCILSLLLCGWLLIGAENALATGALTFQGKPLVTTGCGKANFTHLVNVTTIVSNAASQLPVKPLQSLFRISFTYCPFAGAVAVLIIGVPMSYLTGKSKTDSMNPDVFCPLTQSFLHKLPARSRSASSEFRTPNTQEVYMALDEALKHLKEVIDR